A DNA window from Anaerocolumna sp. AGMB13020 contains the following coding sequences:
- a CDS encoding CehA/McbA family metallohydrolase yields MSKESKFFSILADMAWSTVNNKGFQAKELNSSKFTELILWLEEFAVYSGYNYEEKPGNKEIGILKLKAVGEQGEGLLCQVKLFPSTGGGTPADNYLDNGELHMYREMTNEQGILEKSYPAGQYHLEITRGSEYPVYWQKLVIETGRTTQVLQKLESIVNLKEKGWYCGDLHHHSIYSSPVYGGTDPVVESPMEVSHSMRALGLTFGALSDHHNTLNHTEWERTGTEEFTPLISKEISTSNGHVMSLGVKEDMIYQIPDDKHRNDTYLREEFIRITDSIREAGGLAQINHPRDHSRAISWNPAFNDIITTFDTMEIWNGSNPMYPGTTNHKAFRFWLELLEQGIYLPATAGSDTHNILANDYVQLYGKIRWLENLIRDGRLKLPEGILSLSESFLSLCEKELMVFEKWVKCNLGSGGVRTYTYLSGEKNGFRILDSLRKGRSYLTNGPVLIPDIDGTYPGNTYILHNKIADINLKLLANRPLERINLYKNNNIKEVISLEETRCINGCFDYSFTLFHYSLEEVRWIVIQAESDCTNMAITNPIFIKRAEEV; encoded by the coding sequence ATGTCAAAGGAATCAAAATTCTTTTCAATCTTAGCAGACATGGCCTGGAGCACTGTCAATAATAAGGGTTTTCAGGCCAAGGAGTTGAACAGCAGTAAATTTACGGAATTAATTTTATGGTTGGAAGAGTTTGCTGTATATAGTGGTTATAATTATGAGGAAAAGCCAGGAAATAAAGAGATAGGAATCCTAAAGCTAAAAGCAGTAGGGGAACAAGGAGAAGGGCTCCTTTGTCAGGTTAAGCTATTTCCTTCAACGGGTGGAGGTACCCCTGCTGATAACTATCTGGACAATGGTGAATTGCACATGTACAGGGAAATGACCAATGAGCAGGGAATATTGGAGAAGAGCTACCCCGCCGGACAATACCATCTGGAAATCACAAGAGGTTCTGAATATCCTGTCTATTGGCAGAAACTTGTTATAGAAACGGGGAGAACCACGCAAGTACTTCAAAAGCTGGAATCTATTGTTAATTTAAAAGAAAAGGGTTGGTACTGCGGTGATTTGCATCATCACAGTATATACAGCAGCCCGGTTTACGGCGGAACCGATCCTGTAGTGGAAAGTCCTATGGAGGTGTCGCACTCAATGAGAGCTTTAGGACTGACCTTTGGGGCTTTAAGTGACCATCATAATACATTAAATCATACAGAGTGGGAGCGAACTGGAACGGAGGAGTTCACACCGCTGATTTCAAAGGAGATATCTACTTCAAATGGTCATGTAATGTCATTGGGTGTTAAAGAAGATATGATATATCAAATACCGGATGATAAACATAGGAATGATACTTACCTGAGAGAAGAATTTATCCGGATAACAGATAGTATCAGAGAAGCAGGAGGGCTGGCGCAGATTAATCATCCGAGAGACCACAGCAGAGCCATTAGCTGGAACCCTGCTTTTAATGATATTATTACCACCTTTGATACGATGGAAATTTGGAACGGCTCCAATCCAATGTATCCGGGAACGACCAATCATAAGGCCTTTCGTTTCTGGTTGGAATTGTTGGAGCAAGGTATCTATCTGCCAGCTACAGCAGGCAGTGACACTCACAATATTTTAGCCAATGATTACGTTCAACTATACGGCAAAATAAGATGGCTGGAGAACCTTATACGAGATGGCAGACTTAAACTGCCAGAGGGTATACTTTCCCTGTCAGAGAGTTTTCTCAGTCTTTGCGAGAAAGAACTGATGGTATTTGAAAAATGGGTTAAATGTAATCTTGGCAGTGGAGGAGTCAGAACTTATACTTATCTGAGTGGTGAGAAAAACGGATTCAGAATACTTGACAGTCTAAGAAAAGGGAGGAGTTATCTTACTAATGGACCTGTTCTGATACCGGATATTGATGGGACCTATCCCGGCAATACGTATATTTTACATAATAAAATTGCCGATATAAACCTTAAGCTTCTGGCAAACCGTCCTTTAGAACGGATAAATCTTTATAAAAACAATAATATAAAAGAAGTTATATCCTTAGAGGAAACGAGATGCATTAATGGTTGTTTTGATTACAGCTTTACACTTTTTCATTATTCCCTGGAGGAGGTCCGCTGGATTGTTATTCAGGCAGAAAGTGATTGTACCAATATGGCAATAACAAACCCTATTTTCATAAAGCGGGCTGAGGAGGTATAA
- a CDS encoding AraC family transcriptional regulator, which produces MLLDNLILYEKCHLVEINKPEDPFFYFIDYDDRSYNINMEFQHFHRFYELCIFLDQSADHIIEGDIYDLQFGDIVALRPSRLHKTQYPHGTPKKRLIINFNLPMELEGIAEDLTVLFSLFDKIVPIYRFEGSYKEDLFHTLNDIFILSKKKTPINNLLIHTKFMEFLTKIYLYQDQNTYVVHSSADNLINKIYSITSYIHEHYKESLSLEVLSSRFYISSYYLSHQFKKITGFTLNNYIQMTRIRTAQQLLLSTDTRITDISESCGFSSFSQFNRTFRKYCGLSPSKYRTDKDAKAMVSFRITE; this is translated from the coding sequence ATGCTGTTAGATAATCTGATTCTTTATGAAAAATGCCATCTGGTAGAAATAAATAAACCAGAGGACCCTTTTTTTTATTTCATTGATTACGATGACCGTTCCTATAACATTAACATGGAGTTCCAACATTTTCACAGGTTTTATGAGCTTTGTATCTTTCTTGACCAATCCGCAGACCATATCATAGAAGGGGATATATATGACCTCCAATTCGGTGATATCGTAGCCTTAAGGCCTTCCCGGCTACATAAGACCCAATATCCTCATGGTACACCTAAGAAGCGTCTTATTATTAATTTTAATCTGCCTATGGAACTTGAGGGCATTGCAGAGGATCTTACCGTTTTATTCTCCCTCTTTGATAAAATCGTTCCTATCTACCGGTTCGAAGGCTCCTATAAAGAAGACCTCTTTCATACCCTTAATGATATCTTCATACTATCCAAAAAGAAGACCCCCATTAATAATTTACTGATTCATACGAAGTTCATGGAATTCCTGACAAAGATCTATCTCTATCAGGACCAGAATACCTATGTTGTTCATTCCTCTGCTGATAATCTGATCAACAAAATATACTCTATTACCTCCTATATCCATGAACATTACAAAGAATCTTTGTCACTAGAGGTCTTGTCTTCCCGGTTCTATATCAGCAGTTATTACTTGTCGCACCAATTTAAAAAGATTACCGGCTTTACCTTAAACAACTATATCCAGATGACTAGAATAAGAACTGCCCAGCAGCTGCTTCTGTCTACCGATACCAGGATAACAGATATTTCAGAATCCTGTGGCTTTTCCAGCTTCTCCCAGTTCAATCGCACTTTTCGAAAATACTGTGGTCTTTCACCCTCAAAGTATCGAACGGACAAGGATGCAAAGGCTATGGTTTCTTTTCGTATAACAGAATAA
- the aroF gene encoding 3-deoxy-7-phosphoheptulonate synthase produces the protein MIIVMKPNAKQESIDNIIRIIEGKGLTPHLSAGNEVTIIGVVGDKSRLQDQNLEIAEDVDRVVAVTESYKLANKKFHPEPSVVRVGNATIGGDELVIMSGPCAVESREQLFETAHAIKKAGAQILRGGAYKPRTSPYAFQGLEEEGLKFMKEARDETGLAVVCEVTSLAAIESAVKYVDMLQIGARNMQNFYLLKEAGKTGLPVLLKRGLSATIDEWLNAAEYIIAEGNPNVVLCERGIRTFETATRNTLDISAVPVIKAKSHLPIIVDPSHACGVRSYVKPLSMSAVAVGADGLMVETHPNPAIALSDGPQSLTFPQFDKLCEELRPLAALMGKKF, from the coding sequence ATGATTATCGTAATGAAACCAAATGCAAAACAGGAGTCCATTGATAATATTATCAGAATAATTGAAGGGAAAGGACTCACTCCCCATTTGTCAGCAGGTAATGAAGTTACTATTATCGGTGTGGTAGGAGACAAATCCAGATTACAGGATCAAAATTTAGAAATAGCGGAAGACGTTGACCGTGTGGTAGCCGTAACCGAAAGCTATAAGCTTGCCAATAAAAAATTCCATCCTGAACCCAGTGTCGTTAGAGTCGGTAATGCTACAATCGGAGGCGATGAGCTTGTTATTATGTCCGGTCCCTGTGCCGTAGAGAGCAGGGAGCAGCTTTTTGAAACCGCACATGCTATCAAAAAGGCTGGTGCCCAAATTCTAAGAGGCGGTGCTTACAAACCCAGAACCTCACCTTATGCATTCCAGGGGCTTGAGGAGGAAGGCCTTAAGTTTATGAAAGAAGCCAGGGATGAAACCGGACTTGCTGTTGTGTGTGAGGTTACCAGTCTTGCTGCCATTGAATCTGCCGTAAAATACGTAGATATGCTGCAGATCGGTGCCAGAAACATGCAAAACTTCTATCTGCTGAAGGAGGCAGGCAAAACCGGACTTCCGGTATTATTAAAACGAGGCTTATCTGCTACCATCGATGAATGGCTTAATGCTGCTGAATATATTATTGCAGAAGGAAATCCAAATGTGGTATTATGTGAAAGAGGTATCAGAACTTTCGAAACCGCTACCCGCAATACTCTTGATATCAGCGCCGTACCGGTTATAAAGGCCAAAAGCCATCTTCCCATTATCGTAGATCCCAGTCATGCCTGCGGCGTAAGAAGCTATGTGAAACCACTCTCCATGAGTGCTGTTGCAGTTGGGGCTGACGGTCTTATGGTGGAAACCCATCCAAACCCTGCAATCGCTTTATCTGACGGTCCTCAGTCTCTCACATTCCCTCAATTTGATAAGCTTTGTGAAGAGCTCCGCCCCCTTGCAGCCTTAATGGGCAAAAAATTCTAA
- a CDS encoding ROK family protein, whose amino-acid sequence MRYFLGIDLGGTNLVVGLVDEEYKLLDKDSIPTRAGGTSDELITDIRSLADQILLRNKLKLSDIESVGVGVPGTANWDTGMIEFANNLAFCDEPFLPVLTVAFEGTKVFFDNDANAAAWGEYLAGSAKGSDSMVMITLGTGVGGGIILNGKIFEGINYAAGELGHMVIKADGKYCNCGRRGCLEVYASATALVEQTREAMNENKSSVLWELCQGEISKVEGKTLFQGISQDDATAEKVLENFIIYLGAGVINIINIFQPDIICIGGGISNAGEVLVEPLKELVKKESYSRTSKKQPEIVTATLNNDAGLIGAAMLHLCDVH is encoded by the coding sequence ATGAGATACTTTTTGGGGATTGATTTGGGTGGTACAAATCTGGTTGTAGGACTGGTGGATGAAGAGTACAAATTATTGGATAAGGATAGTATTCCTACGAGAGCAGGTGGTACCTCGGATGAACTAATCACAGATATACGTTCTCTTGCCGATCAGATTCTTCTCAGAAACAAACTGAAACTTTCAGATATAGAATCTGTTGGTGTAGGTGTTCCGGGCACAGCAAACTGGGATACTGGTATGATTGAGTTTGCGAACAACCTTGCTTTTTGTGACGAACCTTTCTTACCGGTTCTTACTGTTGCATTTGAGGGGACGAAAGTATTCTTTGACAATGACGCCAATGCAGCAGCCTGGGGTGAATATCTTGCTGGCTCAGCCAAAGGTTCTGATTCCATGGTAATGATTACTCTCGGAACTGGTGTAGGAGGTGGCATTATTTTGAATGGGAAAATCTTTGAAGGTATCAATTATGCTGCAGGTGAGCTGGGACATATGGTGATTAAGGCAGACGGAAAATACTGCAACTGCGGACGCAGAGGGTGTTTGGAGGTATATGCATCTGCAACTGCACTTGTTGAACAGACCAGAGAAGCCATGAATGAAAATAAGTCATCTGTACTTTGGGAACTTTGCCAGGGAGAAATAAGCAAGGTTGAAGGCAAGACGTTATTTCAGGGAATTTCGCAAGATGATGCAACCGCAGAGAAGGTACTTGAGAATTTTATTATCTATCTTGGGGCCGGTGTAATAAATATCATTAATATTTTTCAACCGGATATTATCTGTATCGGTGGAGGAATCAGCAATGCCGGAGAGGTACTTGTTGAACCGCTAAAAGAGCTCGTTAAAAAAGAAAGCTACTCCAGGACCTCCAAAAAGCAGCCGGAAATCGTAACAGCAACACTTAATAATGATGCCGGCCTCATTGGTGCAGCAATGTTACATCTTTGTGACGTTCATTAG
- a CDS encoding YgiQ family radical SAM protein has product MIKDFLPICREDMDKRGWEQCDFVYITGDAYVDHHSFGPAIISRVLESNGFKVGIIAQPDWKDEKSIQILGEPRLGFLVSGGNMDTMVNHYTVAKKKRNMDYYTPGGVMGKRPDRATICYSNLIRKVYKNAPIIIGGIEASLRRLGHYDYWSDTVKRSILLDSQADLLSYGMGERSIVEIAEALDSGLAVSDITFINGTVYKARSLDSVYDAENLPDYGEIVKSKLEFAKSFNIQYCNTDPYSGKRLVEKYKETEYVVQNPPAKPLTQAEMDRVYSLPYMRDYHPSYIPLGGIPAIEELKFSLVSNRGCFGGCSFCALTFHQGRIIQTRSHESIMAEANHLIWDKDFKGYINDIGGPTANFRHTACEKQNSKGACVNKQCLFPTPCKNLKVDHKDYLSLLKKLRELPGVKKVFIRSGIRFDYLIADKDETFMKELCEHHISGQLKVAPEHISDSVLDLMGKPKNAVYEEFKKKYKKTNEELGKKQFVVPYLMSSHPGSTIKEAIALAEYLRDLGYMPEQVQDFYPTPSTISTCMYYTGLDPRNLKQVYVPKTPHEKAMQRALIQYRNPKNYDLVEEALTLAGRRDLIGFDKKCLIRPRGNAYSGYRKEKGSDGKQGLSRGRSTENRQQTGSRSVKNQQTSNQSGKNQQEKTQAAKYQQEKNQPVRTKQSKNQQNRNQTVNSQSTKQHTANNQTVKNRGTQKAGMANNRSVLKKDSNHGNKKQGQKITKKR; this is encoded by the coding sequence ATGATAAAAGATTTTTTACCTATTTGCAGAGAAGACATGGATAAAAGAGGTTGGGAACAGTGCGATTTCGTATATATTACAGGGGATGCCTACGTTGACCATCACTCCTTTGGACCGGCAATCATAAGCAGGGTTTTGGAGAGTAATGGATTTAAGGTAGGCATCATCGCCCAGCCTGACTGGAAAGATGAAAAGAGCATACAGATTCTTGGAGAGCCAAGACTTGGCTTTTTGGTAAGCGGCGGTAATATGGATACCATGGTAAATCATTACACTGTTGCCAAGAAAAAGAGAAATATGGATTATTATACGCCCGGAGGCGTTATGGGAAAACGTCCCGACAGAGCAACCATATGTTACAGTAATCTCATACGAAAGGTTTATAAGAATGCGCCTATTATCATAGGCGGAATAGAAGCCAGCTTAAGAAGACTGGGGCATTATGATTACTGGAGTGATACGGTAAAGCGTTCTATTCTGCTGGATTCCCAGGCGGATTTATTGTCCTACGGTATGGGAGAGCGATCCATTGTAGAAATTGCAGAGGCTTTAGACAGCGGACTTGCTGTTTCTGATATCACCTTTATAAATGGTACAGTCTATAAGGCCAGAAGCCTTGATTCCGTCTATGATGCAGAGAATCTCCCGGATTATGGGGAAATCGTGAAAAGTAAATTGGAATTCGCAAAAAGTTTTAATATTCAATATTGTAATACGGATCCCTATTCCGGTAAAAGGCTGGTGGAGAAGTACAAAGAGACAGAGTATGTGGTTCAAAATCCTCCTGCGAAGCCACTGACTCAGGCAGAAATGGATCGTGTATATTCTCTTCCCTATATGAGAGATTATCATCCTTCCTACATTCCGTTAGGGGGAATCCCGGCCATTGAGGAATTGAAATTTTCCTTAGTCAGCAACAGGGGATGTTTTGGTGGCTGCAGCTTCTGTGCCCTTACCTTTCATCAGGGAAGGATAATACAGACCAGAAGTCATGAATCCATTATGGCTGAGGCGAATCACCTTATATGGGACAAGGATTTTAAGGGTTATATTAATGATATCGGCGGACCTACAGCCAATTTCCGGCATACTGCCTGTGAAAAGCAGAACAGTAAAGGTGCCTGTGTGAATAAGCAGTGCCTTTTTCCCACACCCTGTAAGAATTTGAAGGTAGATCATAAGGATTATCTTTCCCTGTTAAAAAAATTGAGAGAACTCCCGGGGGTTAAGAAAGTATTTATCCGCTCCGGCATCCGATTTGATTATCTTATAGCGGATAAGGATGAGACCTTTATGAAAGAACTTTGCGAGCACCATATAAGCGGCCAGCTTAAAGTTGCTCCCGAGCATATTAGTGACAGTGTACTTGATTTGATGGGAAAACCCAAAAATGCAGTATATGAGGAATTCAAGAAGAAGTATAAGAAGACCAATGAAGAACTGGGTAAGAAGCAGTTCGTAGTACCTTATCTCATGTCCTCGCACCCCGGTTCTACTATAAAAGAGGCAATTGCTCTGGCTGAGTACTTAAGAGATTTAGGGTACATGCCCGAGCAGGTACAGGATTTCTATCCTACGCCCTCCACCATATCCACCTGTATGTATTATACTGGTTTGGATCCCAGAAACTTAAAGCAGGTTTATGTACCAAAAACACCTCATGAAAAAGCCATGCAGAGAGCCTTGATACAATATCGTAATCCCAAAAACTACGATCTTGTGGAGGAAGCACTAACCTTGGCTGGAAGACGGGATTTAATCGGCTTTGATAAGAAGTGCCTTATCAGACCCAGGGGAAATGCCTATTCAGGATATAGAAAAGAGAAAGGTTCTGATGGCAAGCAAGGGCTGTCCAGAGGAAGAAGTACGGAAAACAGACAGCAGACAGGCAGCAGATCTGTAAAGAACCAGCAAACCAGCAATCAGTCAGGCAAAAATCAACAGGAGAAGACCCAAGCTGCAAAATATCAGCAGGAGAAGAACCAACCTGTAAGGACCAAACAGAGCAAGAACCAACAGAATAGGAATCAAACTGTAAATAGCCAATCGACAAAGCAGCATACTGCAAATAATCAGACGGTTAAGAACAGGGGAACCCAAAAGGCTGGTATGGCAAATAACCGATCTGTCTTAAAGAAGGACAGTAATCACGGAAATAAGAAACAAGGTCAGAAGATTACTAAAAAAAGATAA
- a CDS encoding elongation factor G yields MNVYTSEKIRNVVLLGHGGCGKTTLAEAMAFSAGITKRQGKVEEGNTISDYDKEEIKRLFSISTSVIPIVYEDTKINILDTPGYFDFAGETEEGLLAADAAVIVISAKAGVEVGTVKAWEYCEKYNLPRMFFVTDMDDDNASYRQVVEELTNRYGKRIAPFHIPIRENEKFVGFVNVVKMAGRRFTSMGKYEECDIPEYSMENLNKFRETLLDSVAETSEELMEKYFSGEEFTAEEISSALRENVIGGNVVPVLMGSGINAQGPAMLLQAMEKYFPAPVKRECKGTAVKTGASFPADYKEELPMSAKVFKTIADPFIGKFSLIKICSGILKSDSSIFNAERETEEKISRLYILRGKEQIEVNELHAGDIGAIGKLSNTVTGDTLSTKAFPVLFDKPVMPVPYTSQRFKTKNKGDDDKVSQALAKLMDEDLTLKVVNDKENRQTLLYGIGDQQLEIVVTKLYNKYKVEIEIMKPKVPYRETLRKKIKVQGKYKKQSGGHGQYGDVHIEFEPSGNTEEQYVFEEKVFGGAVPRNYFPAVEKGIAECVVKGPLAGYPVVGLKATLVDGSYHPVDSSEMAFKMATIQAFKQGFLSASPVLLEPIATLKVLVPDKYTGDIMGDLNKRRGRVLGMNPEALGKQEITADIPLSELYGYSTDLRSMTGGAGDFSYEFNRYEQAPGDVQQKVIDENEKELMAAGE; encoded by the coding sequence ATGAATGTTTACACTTCGGAAAAAATTCGTAACGTTGTTTTGTTAGGCCATGGTGGCTGCGGTAAGACTACTTTGGCAGAAGCTATGGCATTTTCAGCAGGAATCACAAAGCGTCAGGGAAAAGTAGAAGAAGGTAATACCATTAGCGATTATGATAAGGAAGAGATCAAAAGACTTTTTTCTATCAGCACTTCTGTTATCCCCATTGTCTATGAGGATACAAAGATTAACATATTGGATACCCCCGGTTATTTTGATTTTGCAGGAGAAACAGAAGAAGGACTTCTTGCTGCTGATGCTGCAGTGATTGTGATATCAGCCAAAGCAGGTGTGGAGGTAGGAACCGTAAAGGCATGGGAATATTGTGAGAAGTATAATTTACCCAGAATGTTTTTTGTTACAGATATGGATGATGACAACGCCAGCTACAGACAGGTGGTGGAGGAACTTACCAATCGTTACGGCAAAAGAATAGCTCCCTTTCATATACCGATTCGGGAGAATGAGAAGTTTGTAGGTTTTGTTAATGTAGTAAAAATGGCAGGAAGAAGATTCACCTCTATGGGCAAATATGAGGAATGTGACATTCCCGAATATTCCATGGAGAATTTAAATAAATTCAGGGAAACCTTATTAGATTCTGTTGCAGAAACCAGCGAAGAGCTGATGGAGAAGTATTTTTCCGGAGAAGAATTCACTGCTGAAGAAATATCCTCTGCCTTAAGAGAGAATGTTATAGGTGGAAATGTAGTTCCGGTATTAATGGGTTCCGGTATCAATGCCCAGGGGCCTGCCATGCTACTTCAGGCAATGGAAAAGTATTTCCCGGCACCGGTAAAAAGAGAGTGTAAAGGAACAGCAGTAAAAACCGGTGCCTCCTTTCCGGCAGACTATAAAGAAGAGCTGCCTATGTCAGCCAAGGTATTTAAGACCATTGCCGACCCTTTTATCGGCAAATTCTCACTGATAAAAATCTGTTCCGGTATTCTGAAATCGGATTCGTCTATTTTCAATGCAGAAAGAGAAACAGAGGAGAAGATATCCCGTCTGTATATTCTAAGAGGGAAAGAGCAAATTGAAGTGAATGAACTTCATGCCGGAGATATCGGAGCTATCGGTAAACTAAGCAATACCGTAACCGGAGATACTCTTTCAACCAAAGCTTTTCCTGTATTATTTGATAAACCGGTGATGCCGGTTCCTTATACCTCCCAAAGATTTAAAACGAAAAATAAAGGGGATGACGACAAAGTGTCCCAGGCCCTTGCCAAACTCATGGATGAAGACCTGACCCTAAAAGTGGTTAATGATAAGGAGAACAGGCAGACCCTTCTCTATGGTATCGGGGATCAGCAGCTTGAAATTGTAGTAACAAAACTGTACAATAAATATAAAGTTGAAATTGAGATTATGAAACCCAAGGTTCCCTACCGTGAAACCCTGCGTAAGAAAATCAAAGTACAGGGCAAATATAAGAAACAATCAGGCGGTCACGGGCAATACGGAGATGTGCATATTGAGTTTGAACCTTCCGGTAATACAGAAGAGCAATACGTATTTGAAGAGAAGGTTTTCGGTGGTGCTGTTCCAAGGAATTACTTCCCGGCTGTAGAAAAAGGTATTGCAGAGTGCGTTGTAAAAGGTCCTTTGGCAGGTTATCCGGTAGTAGGGTTAAAGGCTACTTTGGTTGACGGCTCCTATCATCCTGTAGATTCCTCTGAAATGGCTTTTAAAATGGCAACGATTCAAGCTTTTAAACAGGGATTCCTTTCGGCTTCACCCGTTCTTTTAGAACCGATAGCAACTCTTAAGGTGCTGGTACCGGATAAATATACCGGTGATATTATGGGGGATCTGAATAAAAGAAGAGGAAGAGTGCTTGGTATGAACCCTGAGGCCTTGGGAAAACAAGAAATAACAGCCGACATTCCTCTGTCAGAGCTTTATGGATATTCCACAGACTTAAGATCCATGACCGGTGGTGCGGGTGACTTTTCCTATGAATTCAACCGTTATGAACAGGCACCGGGAGATGTTCAGCAAAAAGTAATTGATGAAAATGAGAAAGAATTGATGGCAGCTGGTGAATAG
- a CDS encoding prephenate dehydrogenase: MNDSIVGFIGFGLIGGSLAHALREQNPKQKLIAYHYNKEKLNNGLSAALSEGVLSDVVYDLEELKDCELLFLCAPVLSNIAYLASIRNIVKPECIITDVGSVKGNICAEAVRLNMGHQFIGGHPMAGSEKTGYANSSSLLLENAYYILTPTADTSESVKTALFELIKSLGSIPLFLKPDEHDDITAAISHVPHIIASGLVNTVKAADKEDKMKLLAAGGFKDITRIASSSPVMWQNICLTNTDSILHFLESYITSLEDIKTALLEQKETDIFDFFKEAGDYRDSIPGSSHGLLNKVYDLYLDIMDETGAIATIATLLATNQISLKNIGIIHNREFEQGVLRIEFYSQNSCDMASVLLRRHNYIVYER; this comes from the coding sequence ATGAACGACTCTATCGTTGGCTTTATCGGCTTTGGATTGATAGGCGGCTCTCTGGCACATGCCTTAAGAGAGCAGAATCCAAAGCAGAAATTAATAGCCTATCATTATAACAAAGAAAAACTTAATAACGGTCTATCGGCAGCGCTCTCAGAAGGAGTACTTAGTGATGTGGTCTATGACCTGGAAGAATTAAAAGACTGCGAGCTTCTCTTTTTGTGTGCACCTGTATTATCAAATATTGCTTATCTTGCCTCTATCAGAAATATTGTGAAACCGGAATGTATCATAACTGATGTGGGCAGTGTTAAAGGAAATATCTGTGCGGAAGCGGTAAGACTTAACATGGGGCATCAGTTTATAGGAGGCCATCCTATGGCAGGCTCTGAGAAAACAGGTTATGCTAATTCCAGCAGCCTGTTATTAGAAAATGCCTACTATATTTTAACGCCTACTGCAGATACCTCTGAATCGGTCAAAACAGCGCTTTTCGAGCTAATAAAATCCCTTGGTTCTATTCCGTTATTCCTTAAACCCGATGAACATGATGATATAACAGCTGCAATCAGTCATGTACCCCATATTATCGCTTCCGGTCTGGTAAATACGGTAAAGGCTGCGGACAAAGAGGACAAGATGAAGTTGCTTGCAGCAGGCGGCTTTAAGGATATTACCAGGATAGCCTCTTCCTCTCCTGTTATGTGGCAGAATATCTGTCTTACGAACACAGACAGTATCCTGCACTTTCTGGAGTCATACATCACAAGCTTAGAAGATATTAAAACTGCGCTCTTGGAACAAAAAGAAACGGATATTTTTGACTTTTTTAAAGAAGCCGGCGATTACAGAGATTCTATTCCAGGCTCTTCTCATGGACTGCTTAACAAAGTCTATGATTTATACCTGGATATTATGGATGAGACAGGTGCTATCGCTACCATTGCAACTTTACTGGCAACCAACCAGATCAGTCTTAAGAATATCGGGATTATTCATAATCGGGAATTTGAACAAGGGGTTTTAAGAATAGAATTCTATAGTCAGAATTCTTGCGATATGGCCTCTGTATTGCTTCGCAGACATAATTATATTGTATATGAGCGTTGA